The sequence GACGGCGCTGACGAAATCAATCCCCATCTGCAGCTGATCAAGGGCGGTGGCGGCGCCCTGACCCGGGAGAAGATCATCGCCGCCGCCAGCCGCAAGTTCGTCTGCATCGCCGACGAGGGCAAATATGTGGACGTGCTCGGCCGCTTCCCGTTGCCCATCGAAGTGATCCCGATGGCCCGCAGCTACGTCTCCCGGCAGATGGTCAAACTCGGCGGCCAGCCGCAGTGGCGTGAAGGCTACGTTACCGACAACGGCGGCCAGATCATCGATGTCCACAATCTGGAGATCCTCAAACCCATCGAGCTGGAACAGAACATCAACAACATTCCCGGGGTGGTCACCGTCGGCATCTTCGCCCTGCGGCCGGCGGACGTGGTCCTGCTCGGCACCCCCGAAGGCGTCAAGACCCTGAGCCGTTAGACCTTCTCGTGTCAGCTCCCATCAAAAAGCCCGCTATGCGGGCTTTTTGCATTTCAGGGGACGACGGCTTCCCGCGCGGGTTCCGGCAGCGGTAGCGCCGGTGCTCCCGGATTGACGCCCTCCAGGGTCTGCCCGCGCAGTTCCAGCTCCCGCACTGTCTTGGCGAGCAACTCCTGACGCAACCTGTCGAACGCTTCTTTGAGGGAACGCTCCATCACCACCACGTTGCCCATGGAGACGATGATCCGGGTCAGCTGCGGAATGCGGGTCTCGCCGGCGGCGATCAGATAGACCGGCTGCACGTACAGCACCGAGTGCCCCACCGGCAGGACGATGATACGGCCGCGCTTGACCTGAGAGCCCTGTTGGTTCCACAAGGTGAAGGCGGCGGAGATTTCCGGGTCCTGGTCGATGAGGGCGTCGATCTGGGCCGGTCCGTCCACCTGCACTTCCTTCTTGAACTGGTAGACCACCAGCTCGGGCACGTAGGGCCCTTCGGTCAGATCGCGGACCCCGGCGATCGCCAGCGCCCGCAGATTGTCGCGGCCGATCGGGGTCAGGGGACTGATCTGTACGAAGGGTTGCAGATGCGGATGGGATTTCTCCACCAGCTGGACCGTCAGGTAGTAGGGCAGCTTGGGCACGTCCTTGACTTTGGCGAAGTCCCAGGTGTCGGCCTGCTGGAAGAACAGCTCCGGCTCCCGCTGATGGTACTTGGCGTAGATCTGCATCTGGATGCGGAAGAAGTCGCGCGGGTAGCGCAGCTGGGTCTGAATCACGTGGGGCATGGCGCCGATGGGCTTGAACACCCCCGGAAAGGCGCGGGCATAGGCGCGGATGATGGGATCTTCCGGATCGGCGACGTAGAAATCCACGTGGCCGTCGTAGGCATCGATGACGATCTTGACCGAATTGCGGATGTAGTTGATCTCCCGTTCCAGACCCTCCAGGGTGGTAGGCTTGGAGATCGGATACCAGTCGGAAATGGTGTAGGCGTCGATGAGCCAGTAGAGACGGTCATCGGTGACGATCACGTAAGGATCGCTGTCGATCATCAGGTAGGGCGTCAGCTCGCGAATCCGCTCGATGATATTCCGACGGATGCGCAGGCGACTTTCTTCGTCGATGTTGATGGAGAAGAAGATCTTGGGATCCTGGAAATAGACCGCGGCGATCAGCTTGCGGAACAGAGATTTGATTTCGACCCCGCCACCGCCGTGGTATTTCTGCGGCGTCGCCTTGGTTCCCGGCAGCTCGGCGATTTCCAGCTCGTTGGGAACGATGGCGTAGGTCAGATTCTCCTGACCGTAGTAGATGTCGGGGGTGTCGATCTTGAAGCCGACCGGCGAATACAGGGTCAGGTCACGGATGAACCATTCCATCGGCCGGTCGCCTTCCTGGGCCGCCGGGGTCATCACTACCCCGTAGCCATGGGTGTAGCGCAAGTGCACGTTCTCCCAGTTTTCCACCACCGAGGCCGGCAGCTTGCTCAGGTTCAGCTCCCGGGCCGCCAGGTTGACCTGCTGCACCCGGCCGTGGATGGTGTAGCGGGCCACGTCCACCGGCGAGAAGCGGTAATAGGGCCGCAGCCCCTGGAGCTGCTGATAGACGTCGTAGAGGAAATTCTCGTCCCAGACCGGGATGTTGTTGATGTAGCTGGCGACGTCTTCGCCGATGTCGGTTTCCGGCCGCCGGCTGACCTCGAAGTCCACTGCCGTCGCCTTGTCCAGGCGATAGGCCGCCAAGGTCGCTTCGATGTTGTTCTTCATGAAGCGGCCTTCGGTGGTCACCGGATTGGCCTTGACGATGTACTGGTTCAGCATTGCCGGGATCAGATCGACGTGACGCAAGCCGACAGCGGCGAGAAACACCACCGCACCGGTGATGCCAGCGATCAGATAGACGCTCCGGCGTAGGTTGACATAGAAGATGAAGGCCACCGCCGCGATCAGAAAAGCGAGCAGCGCCAGCCAGATCAACGGCAGATGGTAGTAAACCTCGACGAAACCGGGGCCGTAGAAGGTCGGCTCGTGATCATCCACGTAGAGAAGGGCGAAACGCTGGAGCATCAGCCCCCAGGCCAGCACCAACGCCGACAGAAAGGCGAGGATCGACAGATGGACCCGGACGCCGTCGGGGAATTCCTGCCGCTTGACCGGAATCACCCGGTTCTCCAGCCAGTAAAGGAATCCCACCCCCACGAACAGAATCAGGAAGGTGGCCAGCAGTCCCCGCTGCAGCATCAGAAAGATCGGCAGCCGGAACAGATAGAAGGAGACGTCGTTACCGTAAAGCGGATCGTCCACCCCGGCCCCGGGGCCGAAGAAGAACAGCAGTCCGGCTTCCCACTGCTGGTAGAAGGGGATCGCCAGAATGATCCCCATCACCAGCGACAAGGGCGTATAGACCTCCATCGCTCCGGTCTGGAACTTGTGGATCCAGCCGTTGGAAACCCGGCCGCGGGCGTTGCGCCCCAGATAACGGGAGGCGATCCAGAAATTGGTGAAAAAAAGGATGAAGAAAAACAGCGTCACTCCGCCCGCGAGGATGTAACGGTACAGCAGGCGCAGCCAGAAATAGCCGCCGAAGTTGAGGGACAGATACC comes from Methylomarinovum tepidoasis and encodes:
- the rpiA gene encoding ribose-5-phosphate isomerase RpiA, which translates into the protein MSSADDLKRKAAEAALEYVRGIPILGIGTGSTVNHFIDLLADFRHEIEGAVSSSEASTERLKKLGIPVLDLNAVGDLEVYVDGADEINPHLQLIKGGGGALTREKIIAAASRKFVCIADEGKYVDVLGRFPLPIEVIPMARSYVSRQMVKLGGQPQWREGYVTDNGGQIIDVHNLEILKPIELEQNINNIPGVVTVGIFALRPADVVLLGTPEGVKTLSR
- a CDS encoding UPF0182 family protein → MGNWKRGLIVAGGGLLFLALLLLVLGILFSHFLIDLWWYLSLNFGGYFWLRLLYRYILAGGVTLFFFILFFTNFWIASRYLGRNARGRVSNGWIHKFQTGAMEVYTPLSLVMGIILAIPFYQQWEAGLLFFFGPGAGVDDPLYGNDVSFYLFRLPIFLMLQRGLLATFLILFVGVGFLYWLENRVIPVKRQEFPDGVRVHLSILAFLSALVLAWGLMLQRFALLYVDDHEPTFYGPGFVEVYYHLPLIWLALLAFLIAAVAFIFYVNLRRSVYLIAGITGAVVFLAAVGLRHVDLIPAMLNQYIVKANPVTTEGRFMKNNIEATLAAYRLDKATAVDFEVSRRPETDIGEDVASYINNIPVWDENFLYDVYQQLQGLRPYYRFSPVDVARYTIHGRVQQVNLAARELNLSKLPASVVENWENVHLRYTHGYGVVMTPAAQEGDRPMEWFIRDLTLYSPVGFKIDTPDIYYGQENLTYAIVPNELEIAELPGTKATPQKYHGGGGVEIKSLFRKLIAAVYFQDPKIFFSINIDEESRLRIRRNIIERIRELTPYLMIDSDPYVIVTDDRLYWLIDAYTISDWYPISKPTTLEGLEREINYIRNSVKIVIDAYDGHVDFYVADPEDPIIRAYARAFPGVFKPIGAMPHVIQTQLRYPRDFFRIQMQIYAKYHQREPELFFQQADTWDFAKVKDVPKLPYYLTVQLVEKSHPHLQPFVQISPLTPIGRDNLRALAIAGVRDLTEGPYVPELVVYQFKKEVQVDGPAQIDALIDQDPEISAAFTLWNQQGSQVKRGRIIVLPVGHSVLYVQPVYLIAAGETRIPQLTRIIVSMGNVVVMERSLKEAFDRLRQELLAKTVRELELRGQTLEGVNPGAPALPLPEPAREAVVP